In the genome of Vibrio sp. 16, one region contains:
- a CDS encoding phenylacetate--CoA ligase family protein encodes MYSSKLYLISPIIAQTLYINVKSLIYKFIRENFLYRKRLTELMRNCSASRKEILEIQARSTESILREASLGTQAYRDGGTDINHYKVTTKDDVANGLEKYVNNRKKLSFSFKSSTGGTTGKPLSLLSNLTAIIEDHAQSHRQLVWAGFEPGDRRVWLRADMIVPLSQKTAPYGRINLVDNMLMLSAYHINSETVSDYVSELNVYNPKIIQAYPSAIYLLAKLIDESGADLKISLKSIVLSSESYSIEQKALIERVFRCPVFSWYGLSERVSTVGTCREGKLHLIEDYGLHEFDENGVLIATGFHNSKMPLIRYNTGDRFSGVENEFTLCGCGLPFRRVDRIEGRVGEYLISDTGDRVSIFNHIPKGVIGLIELQLVQRKHKKIDAIVVISDAFNSNSISKLISNVQRYLGPQTEVNVVLTDEIARTRSGKFRQAICYIEEN; translated from the coding sequence GTGTATAGCTCAAAGCTCTACTTAATTTCACCAATCATAGCTCAAACTTTATATATCAACGTAAAATCATTAATATATAAATTTATAAGAGAGAACTTTTTATATAGAAAACGCCTCACCGAGCTGATGAGAAATTGTAGTGCATCTCGGAAAGAGATACTAGAGATTCAGGCGCGATCAACTGAGTCTATATTACGAGAAGCAAGCTTGGGGACACAAGCCTATAGAGACGGCGGGACAGATATTAATCACTATAAAGTGACGACCAAGGATGATGTGGCAAATGGCCTAGAAAAGTATGTCAACAACAGGAAAAAGTTGAGCTTTAGTTTCAAGTCATCGACTGGAGGTACAACGGGTAAGCCTCTCAGTTTGCTGTCTAACCTAACCGCCATCATTGAAGATCACGCCCAATCGCACCGTCAGTTAGTCTGGGCAGGATTTGAACCAGGCGACAGACGTGTTTGGTTAAGAGCGGATATGATAGTTCCTCTCTCTCAAAAAACGGCGCCTTATGGAAGAATTAATCTGGTGGACAACATGCTAATGTTGTCTGCTTATCATATTAATAGCGAAACGGTCAGCGACTATGTTTCTGAGTTGAACGTTTATAACCCTAAGATTATTCAAGCTTACCCTTCGGCGATATACTTATTGGCGAAACTGATCGATGAGTCAGGCGCAGATTTAAAAATTTCACTTAAAAGTATCGTGTTGTCATCTGAGTCATATTCTATTGAACAAAAAGCGCTAATAGAGCGAGTGTTTCGTTGCCCCGTATTTAGTTGGTATGGCCTGAGTGAGAGGGTTTCAACAGTAGGTACATGCCGTGAGGGAAAGCTCCATTTAATCGAAGACTACGGGTTGCACGAATTTGATGAAAATGGAGTATTAATTGCTACTGGCTTTCATAACTCAAAGATGCCCTTGATTAGGTACAACACTGGAGACCGATTCTCCGGCGTCGAGAATGAATTTACCTTATGTGGGTGCGGTTTACCGTTTCGTCGAGTTGATAGAATCGAGGGACGTGTAGGTGAGTACCTCATCTCAGACACGGGTGACCGTGTTAGTATTTTTAATCATATTCCTAAGGGTGTTATTGGACTTATTGAACTGCAATTGGTTCAGAGAAAGCATAAGAAAATCGATGCAATTGTGGTAATTAGCGATGCCTTTAATTCCAATTCTATAAGCAAATTGATTAGTAATGTTCAGCGTTACTTAGGGCCTCAGACCGAAGTAAACGTTGTACTAACTGATGAAATTGCTCGAACTCGCTCCGGTAAATTCAGACAAGCAATCTGCTACATTGAGGAAAATTAA
- a CDS encoding glycosyltransferase family 4 protein: MKNKQILFVSKDAHWQRYRNEVLAELTRLYDCEVTVITCLDVEEYIKETSGLRYIVSSNLLSFSSKLNLIPYVYFYILKRKPDAVLALPNVSNFTELTLSVFCKLTKSNLTYWTHGYDHCRRPTEGIRGQLNRFRVKIIETCLSLADNIIVFSPKGKEYLEEKKVTKKEIIVAPNTLNTNKLLKGYHDVDLNDVSEFKKKHGLEDTTIFLFSGRLRAGKRLERFIEAAGSAKNLDKISLVVVGDGEMKDEWMSMCEDVGLKSVFLGEVFEDKSLSIIFKSSDWFVMPGYVGLAIVHAFSHGLPILTENISFHSPEIYYLENEKNGFIFEEGGVNEWKYFIENSACDPYLKNKVSTNAISTVNAKASIGKQLASMAKALGVSARV, from the coding sequence GTGAAAAATAAGCAGATATTATTTGTCTCGAAAGATGCACACTGGCAACGTTATAGAAATGAAGTTTTAGCAGAGCTAACTCGACTTTATGACTGTGAAGTTACAGTCATAACTTGTTTAGATGTAGAAGAATATATCAAGGAAACCTCAGGCCTAAGGTATATAGTTTCCTCAAATTTACTATCTTTTTCTAGTAAACTTAACCTTATTCCTTACGTGTATTTTTACATATTGAAACGTAAGCCGGACGCAGTCCTGGCTCTCCCTAATGTGTCCAATTTTACAGAGTTGACTCTGTCAGTGTTTTGTAAATTGACTAAATCCAATTTAACTTATTGGACGCATGGCTATGATCATTGTAGACGACCAACAGAAGGCATTCGTGGGCAATTAAATAGATTTAGAGTAAAAATAATTGAGACATGTTTGTCTCTCGCTGACAATATCATCGTTTTTTCTCCTAAAGGAAAGGAATACTTAGAAGAAAAGAAAGTTACAAAAAAAGAAATTATTGTTGCTCCCAATACGCTTAATACCAATAAATTGCTAAAGGGTTACCATGATGTTGATTTGAACGATGTTTCAGAGTTCAAGAAAAAACATGGGTTGGAAGATACCACTATATTTCTTTTCAGTGGTAGGCTCCGCGCGGGTAAGCGGTTGGAAAGGTTTATTGAAGCAGCTGGTAGTGCCAAGAATCTGGATAAAATTTCTCTCGTTGTAGTTGGTGATGGAGAGATGAAAGATGAATGGATGTCTATGTGCGAAGATGTTGGTCTTAAAAGTGTGTTTCTCGGAGAAGTATTTGAAGATAAAAGTCTGTCAATAATCTTTAAAAGTTCAGATTGGTTTGTTATGCCCGGCTACGTTGGTTTAGCGATAGTTCATGCTTTTAGTCATGGCTTACCAATCTTGACAGAGAATATTTCATTCCACAGTCCAGAAATATATTATTTGGAAAATGAGAAAAATGGATTTATTTTTGAAGAAGGTGGAGTTAATGAATGGAAGTACTTTATTGAAAACTCTGCTTGTGATCCTTACTTAAAAAATAAAGTGTCTACAAATGCAATTTCAACAGTTAATGCTAAAGCTAGCATTGGAAAACAACTAGCTTCGATGGCAAAAGCTTTAGGAGTGTCGGCTCGTGTATAG